Sequence from the Spirochaetota bacterium genome:
TCCATTACAGAAGCCCCTTCATGGGCCAATAAAAAAGTTCTACCATCATTTATAGCATAATCGATAATATTGTTAATTTTTTGGTCATTAATTTCCGCCACCTCAATATCATCTGATCTATCATTTAAGTATCCATAAAACCTGCAGGATGCGCCTAAGCAAGATACTGCATGGTCCACTTCATTGTATACTGGAATTCTCTGGTTTTTTAATCTATTTACAGAATTTTCAACATTCACTCCTCCAACTATTACATAGACTATTGGCTTGCCTCTCTCTTTGTGCATTTTATAGGTACGGGTAATCATTTCCTCTATGCTTCCAGAATCAAAAACCGCTGTCTCACAGTATAATGCTATTGTCGAGTCAATATTTTCACTTCCAGCGTTTACAGAAAGAGCAAGATTATAATCTTCCGCTTTAGCGCCTCCGGTTATATCGATTGGATTCTTTGTTGAACCGAAAGGCGGCACTACGGATTTATATAAGTTGTGTAAATATGACTGATCGTCATAGAGACCAATCATCTGTTTTTCACACGCATCGGCTGCAAGAACGCCAATGCCGCCACCGTTTGTAAGAATAACATTTCTAAAACCCATTGGTTTAGGACTTTCAGCAAGAAACTTGCACCAATTGAAAGCCTCTTCTAAATTGTTTGCTTTGAGTACCCCGCACTGTTTCATAATCGCGCCAAAAATCTCATCAGGAACAGCAAGCGAACCGGTATGCGAAGCTGCAGCTAAAGCGCCCCTTGTTGAACCCCCGGATTTTAAAACAATAACGGGTTTTTTTTTCGTCGCATTCTTCAATGCTTCAATCAATCTTTCCCCTTTCTTTATACCCTCCATATACATAAAAATTACCTTTGTTTCTTCTTGAAGGGTCAAGTATTCTAGCAGGTCAGATTCATCAATATCACATTTATTGCCAATCGAGACAATAGCGGATAATCCTATATTCTCAACAGCGGTTTTGCCTATCATCGCAATTCCAAGAGCCCCGCTTTGAGTAAGTATGGCGACATGTCCTGGGCTAATAAGTGATGAAGAGAAGGTTGAGTTCAAAGATGAAACAGAAGAATATATACCAAACATATTTGGCCCCACAACGCGCATTCCTGAAGCCCGAGCAATAGATACAATCTTCCTTTCTTCAGCATCATTGCCAATCTCCGAAAATCCTGAGCTTAAAATTTGCAAATATTTTACCTTCTTTCTCGCGCAATCCTTAACTGCGTCAATGACAGATCTTGCTGGTAATACTAAAGAGGCGCAATCAATTGTATCATCAATATCATCAATACTTTTATATACCTTCATCCCATCGATTTCTCCGCCTTTCGGATTTATGGAATATAGTCTGCCATCGAACCCGCCTGAAATGATATTTTTCAATACTTTATATCCAATTTTATTCTCATTTTGTGAAGCGCCAATTAATGCAAAACTTCTGGGTTGAAACAGATATTTAATCACGCCGCTTATCCTTCAATTATTTAAATTATACGAATCTCATAGTTAGTTCAACAACACCAAGTTCAATTCTTTTTGATATATCAAAACCCATTGATTCGAATAGGCGTATCATAGGTCTATTCTCATAAAAAACATCTGCAGTAAATCCCTGAAGACCCTCTTTCTTTGCATGTATTGATAAATATGACAAAAGCTCTGTCCCTACTCCCTTATTATGATAATCATCCCTAACTGCAAAGGCCACTTCAGCAGTATTATTGGTTTCATTTTTATAATACTGCCCTATTCCTATCAAAATCTCTTTATCATTTTCTTTGATAATAGCGAGTATTGCCATATCCATCGTGTAATCAATAACTACAAATTTCTGCCTCATCTTATGTGGAACGCTGAACATCTTGCTTAAAAATCTTCTCTGAAGACTTTTATCCGAAAGAGAATAGAAAAAATCCTTAATTAAGGTCTCATCATTAATTTTAACCGGCCGCAAAAAAATATTAATCCCGCTTTTAGTTGTCCTATATGCTTCCAAATGTTCAGGATATTCCCCCTTCTTGCCAGGGATAAACGCCTGATCTTTATATATAAGATTTATTTTTTTTGCTTCCTCAATCAACCATGGCCTAAATTTAGGATGAGCAATAGCAATCAGATCCATTGCTCTCTCCCTGATATTCTTGCCATGAATATACGCAATGCCCAGTTCAGTAACGATATAATGAATATCTCCTCTTGTATATGTAACGCCAGCACCCGCATCTAGCAAGGGAACAATACGCGAAGCTTCGCCGTTCCTCGCAGTAGACTGAAGCACTAGCACGCTCTTGCCTCCAGTCGCCAAGACAGCGCCGCGCATAAAATTAGCGCTTCCGCCAATACCGCTGAAAAAAGTACTCCCAATTGACTCAGCCGTTGCCTGACCGGTTAGATCAACCTGCAATGCTGAATTAATTGCGGTCATATTGTTTATACTAGATATAACTAACGGATTGCTGGTATAATCTATGGTCCTAAACCTTATTATCGGATTATCATTAAGGAATTCATAGGTTTCCTTAGAGCCCATACAAAATGTCGCCACTGTCCTGCCCCAATTTCTGCTCTTCATCGAGTTATCAACAATCCCTTTTTTGATCAATTCAATTACCGAATTTGTTATAAGCTCTGTATGGATTCCAAGATGCTTCTTATCCTGCATGTTATATAGAACTGCATTTGGCAAACTGCCATAACCGACCTGTATAGTATCGCCGTCATTGACTATCTGTGAAACATACTTCCCAACCTGCTGAGCAATTTCATCCGGAACTTTAGGCGAAAACTCTAATAAAGGCTCATCATGCGGAAGGACAAAATCGATATCCTTTATATTAATAAAAGAATCCCCATGCACTCGAGGCATATTTGAATTGATCTGAGCGATAACGAGGGATGCATTTGTAATCGCAGCTGGGGCAATATCAACGCTTATGCCTAAACTCAGGTATCCATTTTTATCTGGCAAAGATGTATGAATCAGCGCTACATCAAATTGGATCAATCCTTTAGCTATTAAGCCAGGCACCTGTGAAAGAAATATAGGAGTATAATCTGCCAATCCTTTATTGACAGATTCCCTGGTGTTGTTACTAACAAAAAAGGAATTATGTCTAAAATTGTCTTTAAACTTCTCATCTGTATAAGGAGCGACACCGAGTGTCCATATATGAAAAATCTCAGCGTCAGCCACTGCTTTTGGATTTGATTCCACATACTTTATTAGCGCATTAACGAGATATTCCGGCTCGCCACATCCCGTACTTATGAATATCCTGTTACCGCGCCGAATATTTTGAAAGATAGCGTCCTCATCAATAAATTTTTCAGGATATTTATCTTTCCATATTTGTATAGTATCTTCCATTACTCTTTTATTCTATAACACAGCCTAATTATTGCATGCTTAAATATTCCTTTATAATCATGTCCTGATTGTTTTCTTCAATTTTTACAAATACTAATATTTTTATAGATAACAAATCCATTGGATTTGCATAATCTTATTTATGATAATAATTCATAAATTTTATCAAAATCTTTTGATTTATCAAAAAAATAATCTGCTCCAAGATCAATACATCTAAGCTTGTACAGGGGATAAGCATAGTTAGTTAATATAATAACTTTAGTATTCGGGCAACTAATCTTAATCTTTTTTAATACATCTATTCCACTACCTCCTTGTAGTTTGATGTCCAGTATTACGAAATCGGGTTTTTGTTTATTAATTTTTTCTATTGCATCAAATGGTATTCCTGATACACCTGAAATTTCAACTTCCTTAATATATGAAAGCATCTCTACAATTTTAGCTAAAATCAACAATGAATCCTCTACTATTACTACTTTTTTAATAGCCTTATTATTATCTGTAATCATCTCAGTTATTGGATTATTATTAAGCATTAGCGCCTCCATTGATTTACAATACAAAATATATTATACTAGTTATCTTTTTAAAATATCTCTTTGAACGACTTAAAACTTTTTTTAAGTTATCCTCAGTTAATAAAATACTATCAAAATCCCCTGTTCTTTTATTTCCACTAACAATAAACATAATTTCACTCCTTGGGTAATTAAATTATTATCAAGAAAGCTTATTCCTCTTATTGCTTATGTTTATAAAAAAGCTAAAAATAATTTATCCACTTTATTACAATATATCAATTATAGAAAACCTGATTTATAATTGAGATTATCTATATTAATTTTGTAGATAATTTCGTATAACGAATGTAGGAATATTCCTACATATGTACATATGAGCATAAGACAAATAATTTTTAGAGCTATAATTAGAAGGCTATTGATTACTTGAATTCAAATTTAAATAAAACGACAAATTGAATATAGTAACGTAAATCATAATCTGAAAAACGTAATTACCAACAGCAAACGATCATTTTTCTACTTGACTTTGCATATTGATTAAATTCTTTTAATAATTGCACTTTAGCAATATTATTTATTATGACTTATCATAAGGTAAATCTACCCTACCTTTAAATTATTCTATCTGATTAATGCGATTATATCTGTTTGTTTATTATACCTGGTTATTCAACAATTCTTACGATCTATAAATCAATATTTATAATGAAAATATATTTAAAGACAAAACTCGTAATTGTTTTTACCATAATAATTATGATGACTGGACTTATTACCTCAGTCATTGGAATATTTATTATCAATAAAGGAATGTTAAATCAAGTTCAAATTAAAATTTTAACCGATT
This genomic interval carries:
- a CDS encoding GNAT family N-acetyltransferase; translation: MEDTIQIWKDKYPEKFIDEDAIFQNIRRGNRIFISTGCGEPEYLVNALIKYVESNPKAVADAEIFHIWTLGVAPYTDEKFKDNFRHNSFFVSNNTRESVNKGLADYTPIFLSQVPGLIAKGLIQFDVALIHTSLPDKNGYLSLGISVDIAPAAITNASLVIAQINSNMPRVHGDSFINIKDIDFVLPHDEPLLEFSPKVPDEIAQQVGKYVSQIVNDGDTIQVGYGSLPNAVLYNMQDKKHLGIHTELITNSVIELIKKGIVDNSMKSRNWGRTVATFCMGSKETYEFLNDNPIIRFRTIDYTSNPLVISSINNMTAINSALQVDLTGQATAESIGSTFFSGIGGSANFMRGAVLATGGKSVLVLQSTARNGEASRIVPLLDAGAGVTYTRGDIHYIVTELGIAYIHGKNIRERAMDLIAIAHPKFRPWLIEEAKKINLIYKDQAFIPGKKGEYPEHLEAYRTTKSGINIFLRPVKINDETLIKDFFYSLSDKSLQRRFLSKMFSVPHKMRQKFVVIDYTMDMAILAIIKENDKEILIGIGQYYKNETNNTAEVAFAVRDDYHNKGVGTELLSYLSIHAKKEGLQGFTADVFYENRPMIRLFESMGFDISKRIELGVVELTMRFV
- a CDS encoding acetate--CoA ligase family protein — its product is MIKYLFQPRSFALIGASQNENKIGYKVLKNIISGGFDGRLYSINPKGGEIDGMKVYKSIDDIDDTIDCASLVLPARSVIDAVKDCARKKVKYLQILSSGFSEIGNDAEERKIVSIARASGMRVVGPNMFGIYSSVSSLNSTFSSSLISPGHVAILTQSGALGIAMIGKTAVENIGLSAIVSIGNKCDIDESDLLEYLTLQEETKVIFMYMEGIKKGERLIEALKNATKKKPVIVLKSGGSTRGALAAASHTGSLAVPDEIFGAIMKQCGVLKANNLEEAFNWCKFLAESPKPMGFRNVILTNGGGIGVLAADACEKQMIGLYDDQSYLHNLYKSVVPPFGSTKNPIDITGGAKAEDYNLALSVNAGSENIDSTIALYCETAVFDSGSIEEMITRTYKMHKERGKPIVYVIVGGVNVENSVNRLKNQRIPVYNEVDHAVSCLGASCRFYGYLNDRSDDIEVAEINDQKINNIIDYAINDGRTFLLAHEGASVMEAARITMPINRIAHSLHEALQYAEEIGYPIVMKVVSRDILHKSDVGGVMLDLLNRDEVIDAYEAIIHKCKAYNPNAIIDGIEVCQMAAQGIELILGARRDPSFGPIVMCGLGGIYVEFIKDVSFRAIPLNRSIAMSMLEETIAYSLLLGARGEKKKDIDAVVDSIIKIGTIIEKCDKISDIEINPIVVYDENKGLKALDARILIYSSMEAR
- a CDS encoding response regulator, encoding MLNNNPITEMITDNNKAIKKVVIVEDSLLILAKIVEMLSYIKEVEISGVSGIPFDAIEKINKQKPDFVILDIKLQGGSGIDVLKKIKISCPNTKVIILTNYAYPLYKLRCIDLGADYFFDKSKDFDKIYELLS